The Chryseobacterium suipulveris genome window below encodes:
- a CDS encoding patatin-like phospholipase family protein produces the protein MEKKKLGLVLSGGGTKGVAHAGAIKFLGEKNIEPDILATCSAGSIVGCMYAVGKSPEEILSFFNSVYFFNWRHFAINKPGLVSSRIFRTYLEPIFKDMKIGDLDKDIRIVATELVSGTQKIFDKDFSVIDAIIASCSIPGITTPYIVGEEMFSDGGVLNNFPADIIQHDCEKMIGVFVSPPQDIEIQDLHSIRSVVSRSYDLLSYRTELHKFSYCDWFITSKKLAQYGTFERKPEHLQEIFEIGYNAAKDSFVSFLG, from the coding sequence ATGGAAAAGAAAAAATTAGGATTGGTTTTATCAGGTGGCGGAACAAAGGGAGTCGCACACGCGGGAGCCATCAAATTTCTTGGCGAAAAGAATATTGAACCGGATATTTTAGCGACTTGCAGCGCGGGTTCCATTGTCGGCTGTATGTATGCGGTGGGAAAATCGCCTGAAGAAATTTTGAGTTTTTTCAACTCCGTCTATTTCTTCAACTGGCGGCATTTTGCAATCAACAAGCCAGGTTTGGTTTCTTCACGGATTTTCAGGACTTATCTGGAGCCGATTTTTAAGGATATGAAAATTGGCGACCTCGACAAAGATATTCGGATTGTCGCCACAGAGTTGGTTTCGGGAACCCAGAAAATTTTCGACAAGGATTTCAGCGTGATCGACGCGATTATCGCTTCCTGCTCCATTCCAGGAATCACAACTCCGTATATTGTGGGTGAAGAGATGTTCAGCGATGGTGGAGTTTTGAACAATTTTCCTGCGGATATCATCCAGCACGACTGCGAAAAAATGATCGGCGTTTTCGTTTCTCCGCCGCAGGATATCGAGATTCAGGATCTGCACTCGATCCGTTCGGTGGTTTCGCGTTCCTACGATTTGCTTTCTTACCGAACCGAACTGCATAAATTCTCTTATTGCGATTGGTTCATCACCTCCAAGAAATTGGCGCAATACGGAACCTTCGAGCGAAAACCAGAACATTTGCAGGAAATTTTCGAGATCGGCTACAATGCGGCGAAAGATTCCTTTGTCAGTTTTCTGGGTTAA
- a CDS encoding S9 family peptidase, translating to MKLRAGLLLVLFSGTFLFAQNTKDFVAPNENLIAENIPSLPRSLTEKLKTYTESRSATVSAVHPNGKELIMVTRFGSTNQLHKISQAMGMRKQLTFFNEPVNFASYEPVNGDYLVYSKDIGGNEFGQLFKLDLKTMESKLLTDGGRTQNGGVTWLKDGSGFYFTSTKRNGGDRDIYFMNPFKPEETKLVYEMKGGGWSIGDISGDGKQLIIQNYISANESQIYLLDTSAKKLQPITNINEKSIVQRSARFSGNPGEIWFVTDRDNEFARLAKMNLKTKKISYITSAIPWEVSGYELSDDKSKLVFETNEAGLNKLYIMNTNGTSYTAVPNLPTGLIGNFEFTKDGKSLFFSQSTYDSSSDIYRLDVNSLKTERWTESEQGELQKSDMSEPRFIEWKSFDGLKISGFLYPASKKFTGKRPVLINIHGGPEGQSMASSLGANNYFTNEMGVTLIYPNVRGSSGFGKKFIAMDNGFLRMNSVKDIGALLDWIALQPDLDKDRIMIMGGSYGGFMTLATAYEYADKIRCSVDIVGISDFNTFLKNTEDYRRDLRRVEYGDERDPKMSAFFTKIAPLHNTDKIKKPMFIIQGTNDPRVPVTEAIQMRDKLKAQGNTVWYLEAKNEGHGFRKKENSDFQRLAVIKFMEEYLLK from the coding sequence ATGAAATTGAGAGCAGGATTACTCCTTGTCCTTTTTTCCGGGACATTCCTTTTTGCGCAGAACACCAAAGATTTTGTAGCGCCCAATGAAAACCTGATTGCAGAAAACATTCCGTCCCTCCCCAGAAGCTTGACCGAAAAACTCAAGACATACACCGAAAGCAGAAGTGCGACGGTTTCAGCAGTTCATCCGAATGGTAAGGAGCTGATTATGGTGACCAGATTTGGTTCGACTAATCAGCTGCACAAAATTTCGCAAGCGATGGGAATGCGGAAGCAGCTCACTTTCTTCAATGAACCCGTGAACTTTGCTTCTTACGAACCCGTGAATGGCGACTATTTGGTTTATTCAAAAGATATCGGTGGCAACGAATTCGGCCAGCTTTTTAAACTTGATTTAAAGACGATGGAATCGAAGCTACTGACCGACGGTGGAAGAACGCAGAACGGCGGCGTTACTTGGCTGAAGGATGGTTCCGGATTTTATTTCACTTCGACGAAAAGAAATGGGGGAGACCGCGATATTTATTTCATGAACCCCTTTAAACCAGAAGAAACCAAGCTTGTTTACGAGATGAAAGGCGGCGGTTGGAGCATCGGTGATATTTCTGGAGACGGAAAACAGCTCATCATCCAAAACTATATTTCTGCCAATGAATCACAGATTTATCTTTTGGATACCTCAGCCAAAAAGCTGCAACCCATTACCAATATTAATGAGAAAAGCATCGTGCAGAGAAGTGCAAGATTTTCAGGAAATCCTGGTGAAATTTGGTTCGTGACCGACCGCGACAACGAGTTTGCCCGGCTTGCAAAAATGAACCTGAAAACGAAGAAAATCAGTTATATCACTTCTGCAATTCCTTGGGAGGTTTCGGGTTATGAACTTTCTGACGATAAGTCGAAACTCGTTTTCGAAACGAATGAGGCAGGTCTGAACAAGCTCTACATCATGAATACGAACGGAACTTCATACACTGCGGTTCCTAATTTACCAACCGGATTAATCGGGAATTTTGAATTTACCAAAGACGGCAAATCGCTGTTTTTCTCACAGTCAACGTATGATTCCAGTTCAGATATTTATCGGCTTGATGTAAATTCCTTAAAGACCGAACGATGGACGGAAAGCGAACAAGGCGAACTTCAGAAATCCGATATGTCGGAACCGAGATTCATCGAATGGAAAAGTTTCGACGGGCTGAAAATTTCGGGATTCCTGTATCCTGCTTCAAAGAAATTTACGGGGAAAAGACCGGTGCTTATCAATATTCACGGTGGACCGGAAGGACAGTCGATGGCGTCGTCACTCGGAGCGAATAATTATTTTACCAACGAAATGGGCGTGACTTTGATTTACCCTAATGTTCGTGGCTCATCAGGTTTTGGGAAAAAATTCATTGCGATGGATAACGGTTTCCTGAGAATGAATTCGGTGAAAGATATCGGTGCGTTGCTCGACTGGATTGCTTTGCAGCCCGACCTCGACAAAGACCGGATTATGATTATGGGCGGAAGCTACGGTGGATTTATGACTTTGGCGACTGCTTACGAATATGCCGACAAAATCCGTTGCTCGGTTGATATTGTAGGAATTTCCGATTTCAACACCTTCCTCAAGAACACCGAAGATTACCGACGCGATTTAAGAAGGGTGGAATACGGCGATGAACGCGATCCGAAGATGAGTGCGTTCTTCACCAAAATTGCACCGCTTCACAATACCGACAAAATCAAGAAGCCAATGTTCATCATCCAGGGAACGAACGATCCGCGAGTTCCCGTAACTGAAGCGATCCAAATGCGCGACAAGCTGAAAGCGCAGGGAAATACGGTTTGGTATCTGGAAGCCAAAAACGAGGGGCACGGTTTCCGTAAGAAAGAGAACTCGGATTTCCAACGATTGGCGGTCATTAAATTTATGGAGGAATATCTTTTGAAATAA
- the lpdA gene encoding dihydrolipoyl dehydrogenase: MNYDIIVIGSGPGGYVTAIRAAQLGFKTAIIEKENLGGICLNWGCIPTKALLKSAHVFKYLQKAEEFGLNKVENPGFDFSKVIQRSRGVAQKMSGGIAFLMKKNKIDVIMGTAKIQKGKKVSVTDNDGKTTEYLGEHIIIATGARSRELPNLPQDGKKVIGYRQALSLPEQPKSMIVVGSGAIGVEFADFYNSLGTKVTIVEFMPNIVPVEDEDVSKHVEKSLKKSGIEIMTNASVESVDTSGNGVKANVKTATGNITLEADILLSAVGIAANIENQGFEEVGIQTEKGRVLVNEWYETSVPGYYAIGDILPTQALAHVASAEGITCVEKIKGLHVEKIDYGNIPGCTYCHPEIASVGLTEKQAKEKGYELKVGKFPFSASGKATANGDTDGFIKVIFDAKYGEWLGCHMVGDGVTDMIAEAVVARKLETTGHEVLKSIHPHPTISEAVMEAVAAAYGEVIHI; this comes from the coding sequence ATGAATTACGATATCATTGTGATCGGGAGTGGTCCCGGTGGATATGTGACCGCGATCAGAGCGGCACAATTGGGTTTCAAAACTGCCATTATCGAAAAGGAAAATCTTGGCGGAATCTGTCTGAACTGGGGATGTATCCCGACAAAGGCGCTGTTGAAATCTGCACACGTTTTTAAATACCTTCAAAAAGCCGAGGAATTCGGTCTCAATAAAGTAGAAAATCCTGGTTTTGATTTTTCTAAAGTCATCCAGCGAAGCAGGGGAGTTGCCCAGAAAATGAGCGGCGGAATCGCTTTTCTGATGAAGAAAAACAAGATCGACGTGATCATGGGAACTGCAAAAATCCAGAAAGGGAAGAAGGTTTCCGTAACCGATAACGACGGTAAAACCACCGAATATTTAGGGGAACACATCATCATCGCAACTGGAGCTCGTTCAAGAGAATTACCAAATCTTCCACAGGATGGCAAAAAAGTGATCGGTTACAGACAGGCGCTTTCGCTTCCCGAACAGCCGAAATCGATGATCGTTGTTGGTTCCGGCGCAATCGGAGTGGAGTTCGCGGATTTCTACAATTCTTTGGGAACGAAAGTAACCATCGTTGAATTCATGCCGAATATCGTTCCCGTTGAAGATGAGGATGTTTCAAAACACGTGGAGAAATCCCTGAAAAAATCCGGAATCGAAATTATGACCAATGCTTCCGTTGAATCTGTTGATACATCAGGAAACGGCGTTAAAGCTAACGTGAAAACCGCTACCGGAAACATCACTTTGGAAGCCGACATTCTTCTTTCCGCAGTAGGAATCGCAGCAAATATTGAAAACCAGGGATTCGAGGAAGTAGGAATCCAAACCGAAAAAGGTAGAGTTTTGGTGAATGAATGGTACGAAACTTCTGTTCCCGGATATTACGCGATCGGTGATATTTTGCCGACTCAGGCATTGGCGCACGTTGCTTCCGCGGAAGGAATTACCTGCGTTGAAAAAATCAAGGGACTTCACGTAGAAAAAATCGACTACGGAAATATTCCGGGATGTACTTACTGTCATCCGGAAATCGCTTCCGTGGGCTTAACTGAAAAGCAGGCCAAAGAAAAAGGTTACGAACTGAAAGTGGGCAAATTCCCTTTCTCAGCTTCCGGAAAAGCTACCGCAAATGGTGATACCGACGGTTTCATTAAAGTAATTTTCGATGCGAAATACGGGGAATGGCTTGGTTGCCACATGGTCGGAGACGGAGTTACCGATATGATCGCTGAAGCGGTTGTTGCAAGAAAACTCGAAACCACGGGTCACGAAGTTTTAAAGTCAATTCACCCGCATCCAACTATTTCCGAGGCCGTAATGGAGGCAGTTGCGGCTGCTTATGGAGAGGTGATCCATATTTAA
- a CDS encoding alpha-ketoacid dehydrogenase subunit alpha/beta, with product MQTTYIETQQISFQDFKNTVLEDYRLGRISREMSYLGRREVLTGKAKFGIFGDGKELPQLAMAKVFKNGDFRSGYYRDQTFAMAIGAVSVESFFAQLYADTSVEREPASAGRQMNGHYATRSLNDDGSWKNLMEQKNISSDISPTAGQMPRLLGLAQASKIYKSVKFDGSEKFSNNGNEIAFGTIGDASTAEGHFWETLNAACALQVPMIVSIWDDGYGISVPTQNQRAKADIAEMLSGFQRKEGENQGCEIIQVKAWDYPSLLDAYARAEHFARTESVPVVIHVVEVTQPQGHSTSGSHERYKNEERLQWETDFDGLSKFKEWILNYSIEIEGKEEVLATSEELDAVDSEAKKFVKEGQKKAWENYQNSITEIKNSIIPLVENLKLQNEEVAAELEKFGKIISVAKKDIFHLARKVLLLTRTNLTAERQQLQQKTEKLYKVEKDNYSSHLYSQSKWKATNIKEVPPIYSDSSEMVDGRMVVRNNFDKIFEKYPETLVFGEDSGNIGDVNQGLEGLQEKYGETRVADTGIREATILGQGIGMAMRGLRPIAEIQYLDYILYCLQGMSDDLATVQYRTKGGQKSPVIIRTRGHRLEGIWHSGSPMAGIINLSKGINILVPRNLTKAAGFYNTMLQSDEPCVIVECLNGYRLKEKQPDNLGEFTVPVGKVEITKEGKDVTLVTYGSTWRIVTEAANELEKLGISAEVIDVQSLIPFDLTHEIAESVKKTNRLVVIDEDVEGGTTAFMLQQILEKQKAFRYLDSDPLTICAENHRPAYASDGDYFSKPSSDDMVERIYAMFNESNPAKFPKI from the coding sequence ATGCAAACCACTTATATTGAAACTCAGCAGATTTCTTTTCAGGATTTCAAAAACACTGTTCTTGAAGATTACCGTTTAGGAAGAATTTCCCGCGAAATGTCATATCTCGGAAGAAGGGAAGTACTTACCGGAAAAGCCAAGTTCGGGATTTTCGGCGATGGAAAGGAACTTCCGCAATTGGCGATGGCTAAAGTTTTCAAAAATGGTGACTTCCGTTCCGGATATTACCGCGACCAGACTTTTGCGATGGCGATTGGTGCGGTTTCGGTGGAGAGTTTCTTCGCGCAACTGTATGCGGATACAAGTGTTGAGCGCGAACCTGCGTCTGCAGGAAGACAGATGAACGGTCACTACGCAACCCGAAGTTTGAACGATGATGGAAGCTGGAAAAATCTGATGGAACAGAAAAATATTTCCTCCGATATTTCCCCGACTGCAGGACAAATGCCGCGACTTTTAGGTTTGGCTCAAGCGTCAAAAATCTATAAATCAGTAAAATTTGACGGTTCTGAAAAGTTTTCCAATAACGGAAATGAAATCGCTTTCGGTACCATTGGCGACGCATCAACCGCGGAAGGACATTTTTGGGAAACTTTGAACGCTGCTTGTGCGCTTCAAGTCCCGATGATTGTTTCGATTTGGGATGATGGTTACGGAATTTCTGTACCTACGCAAAATCAAAGAGCAAAAGCAGATATCGCAGAAATGCTTTCCGGATTTCAAAGGAAGGAAGGGGAGAATCAGGGTTGCGAAATCATCCAGGTTAAAGCGTGGGATTACCCGTCGCTTTTGGATGCTTATGCACGAGCTGAACATTTTGCAAGAACCGAGTCTGTTCCAGTGGTGATCCACGTTGTGGAAGTTACACAACCGCAAGGACATTCCACTTCCGGGTCGCACGAAAGATATAAAAACGAAGAGCGTTTGCAGTGGGAAACCGATTTCGACGGACTGAGCAAATTCAAGGAGTGGATTTTGAATTATTCCATTGAAATAGAAGGTAAAGAAGAAGTTTTGGCGACTTCCGAAGAATTGGACGCTGTCGATTCTGAGGCCAAAAAATTTGTGAAGGAAGGCCAGAAAAAAGCTTGGGAAAATTATCAAAATTCTATTACGGAAATTAAGAATTCCATAATTCCTTTAGTTGAAAATCTAAAACTTCAAAATGAAGAAGTTGCAGCCGAACTCGAAAAATTCGGCAAAATTATTTCGGTGGCGAAAAAGGACATCTTCCATTTGGCAAGAAAAGTTTTGCTTTTAACGAGAACCAATCTAACTGCGGAAAGACAGCAACTTCAGCAAAAAACCGAAAAGCTCTACAAAGTAGAAAAAGACAATTATTCATCACATCTTTACTCGCAATCAAAGTGGAAGGCGACCAATATCAAGGAGGTTCCGCCAATTTATTCCGACAGTTCCGAAATGGTGGACGGAAGAATGGTGGTGCGAAATAACTTCGACAAAATTTTTGAAAAATATCCTGAAACTTTGGTTTTTGGAGAAGACTCCGGAAATATCGGCGACGTAAATCAGGGACTGGAAGGACTTCAGGAAAAATACGGAGAGACCAGAGTTGCCGACACCGGAATTCGCGAGGCGACCATTCTCGGACAGGGAATCGGAATGGCGATGCGCGGTTTGAGACCGATTGCCGAAATTCAGTATCTCGACTATATTTTATACTGTTTGCAGGGAATGAGCGACGATTTGGCGACCGTTCAATACCGAACAAAAGGCGGGCAGAAATCTCCTGTGATTATCAGAACCCGCGGTCACCGTTTGGAGGGAATTTGGCATTCTGGATCGCCGATGGCGGGGATTATCAACCTGTCGAAAGGAATCAACATTCTTGTTCCAAGAAACCTGACCAAAGCTGCAGGGTTTTACAATACGATGCTTCAAAGTGACGAACCTTGCGTGATTGTGGAATGTTTGAACGGTTACCGACTCAAGGAAAAGCAACCCGACAATTTGGGCGAGTTCACCGTTCCTGTCGGTAAAGTAGAGATTACCAAAGAAGGAAAAGACGTGACTTTAGTAACTTACGGATCCACTTGGAGAATCGTGACGGAAGCTGCGAACGAACTGGAAAAACTCGGTATTTCTGCGGAAGTGATCGATGTGCAGTCACTAATTCCATTTGACCTTACCCATGAAATTGCGGAAAGTGTGAAGAAAACCAACCGATTGGTGGTGATCGACGAAGATGTGGAAGGCGGAACTACCGCATTTATGCTGCAGCAGATTTTGGAGAAGCAGAAAGCGTTCAGATACCTCGATTCCGATCCGCTCACGATTTGCGCGGAAAATCACCGACCTGCTTATGCAAGTGACGGCGACTATTTCAGCAAACCAAGTTCGGATGATATGGTGGAGAGAATCTACGCGATGTTCAACGAATCGAATCCTGCGAAGTTTCCGAAGATTTAA
- a CDS encoding DUF2007 domain-containing protein, translating to MEREVRVPVFESDKPQEIQLIKSKLEAGEIKVYLNDKYMSFTTTPTATSMKVMVDINDEKKSFEIIDEYLKETDLEINKNPK from the coding sequence ATGGAAAGAGAAGTAAGAGTGCCAGTTTTTGAAAGCGACAAACCGCAGGAAATACAGTTAATCAAATCAAAACTGGAAGCGGGCGAGATCAAGGTTTATCTTAACGACAAGTATATGTCTTTTACCACGACGCCCACCGCAACGTCGATGAAAGTGATGGTCGATATCAACGACGAGAAGAAGTCATTCGAAATCATTGACGAATACCTGAAAGAAACCGATTTAGAAATTAATAAGAACCCTAAATAA
- the lat gene encoding L-lysine 6-transaminase, whose protein sequence is MNDAIASHPQPTNTVKQVLSRHMLADGFDFVMDLEKSHGSWIHDRLTGKEFLDMFSMFASASIGYNHPYLVKHSEWLGKMAVNKPTLADVYSQEFADFMEVFERVAIPKELQYAFFISGGTLAVENAMKACFDWKTRKNFEKGLETEGDICIHFRQAFHGRSGYTLSLTNTSDPRKYQYFPRFDWPRIINPHLNFPITEENLEETINNENLALLQIQEAILSNPDRVACIIIEPIQAEGGDHHFRDEFFQGLRKICDENEVLLIFDEVQTGIAMTGKMWAFQHFSVAPDIISFGKKTQVCGILANKEKFDEIPNNVFRESSRINSTFGGNFIDMMRFKLILEVIENENLIENSRDVGNYLLDGLKELEQRFPDKISNARGRGLMCAIDLPSGQQRDRMREVLYDDGLIILACGDQSIRFRPHLNVTKEEIQIALDKIADNIDKV, encoded by the coding sequence ATGAACGACGCAATCGCATCTCACCCGCAACCAACCAATACTGTTAAACAGGTTCTTTCCCGTCACATGCTTGCCGACGGATTCGACTTTGTGATGGATCTCGAAAAATCCCATGGAAGCTGGATCCACGACCGGCTCACCGGAAAGGAATTCCTCGATATGTTTTCAATGTTTGCTTCGGCTTCCATTGGCTACAACCATCCTTATCTCGTAAAACATTCCGAATGGCTCGGAAAAATGGCCGTAAACAAACCGACACTCGCCGATGTTTATTCGCAGGAGTTTGCCGATTTTATGGAGGTTTTCGAAAGAGTGGCGATTCCAAAGGAACTGCAGTACGCATTCTTTATTTCGGGCGGAACTTTAGCCGTAGAAAACGCGATGAAGGCCTGCTTCGACTGGAAAACCCGGAAGAATTTTGAAAAAGGTCTGGAAACAGAAGGCGACATCTGCATCCATTTCAGACAGGCGTTTCACGGAAGAAGTGGTTATACGCTGAGTTTGACCAATACTTCAGATCCGAGGAAATATCAGTATTTCCCGAGATTCGATTGGCCGAGAATTATCAATCCGCATCTGAATTTCCCGATCACAGAAGAAAATTTAGAAGAAACCATTAACAACGAAAACTTGGCATTGCTGCAGATTCAGGAGGCGATTCTCTCGAACCCGGATCGCGTTGCGTGCATCATTATCGAGCCGATTCAGGCGGAAGGAGGTGATCACCATTTCCGTGACGAGTTTTTCCAGGGACTTAGAAAAATCTGTGATGAAAACGAAGTGCTGCTGATTTTCGACGAAGTACAGACGGGAATCGCGATGACCGGGAAAATGTGGGCATTCCAACATTTCAGCGTCGCACCGGACATTATTTCCTTTGGTAAGAAAACCCAGGTTTGCGGAATCCTTGCCAATAAAGAGAAGTTCGACGAAATTCCGAACAACGTTTTCCGGGAGAGTTCAAGAATCAACTCGACTTTCGGAGGAAACTTTATCGATATGATGCGGTTCAAACTCATCTTGGAAGTGATTGAAAATGAAAACCTTATCGAAAATTCCCGCGACGTTGGTAATTATCTTTTGGATGGATTAAAGGAACTCGAACAAAGATTCCCCGACAAAATTTCCAACGCGAGAGGTCGCGGATTGATGTGCGCGATCGACTTGCCATCGGGACAACAAAGAGATAGAATGAGAGAAGTTCTTTATGACGACGGGCTGATTATTTTGGCGTGCGGTGATCAATCGATCCGTTTCCGTCCGCACCTGAATGTGACCAAAGAAGAAATTCAGATTGCGCTCGACAAAATTGCCGACAATATCGATAAAGTGTAG
- the amaB gene encoding L-piperidine-6-carboxylate dehydrogenase produces the protein MSKKVSDFGIEKTLKNLGISKDNKGVSSGGKYFAGGDLLESYSPTDGKLIAKVKTANSKDYNKVIETAKAAFREFRMIPSPKRGEIVRQFGNKLREKKDDLGKLVSYEMGKSLQEGLGEVQEMIDICDFAVGLSRQLHGFTMHSERPGHRMYEQYHPLGIVGIISAFNFPVAVWSWNTALAWICGNVTVWKPSEKAPLCAIACQNIIAEVLKENNLPEGISTMIVGDHKIGEQLVNDKNVALVSFTGSTRVGRIVGTNVAQRFGKSILELGGNNAIIITENADLDMSIIGAVFGAVGTAGQRCTSTRRLIIHESVYDEVKNRLVKAYGQLKIGNPLDEKNHVGPLIDKDAVKQYLDSIKKCKKEGGKFIVEGGVLDGKNYESGCYVKPCIAEVENSYEIVQHETFAPILYLIKYKDLDEAIAIQNDVPQGLSSAIMTQNLREAELFLSHAGSDCGIANVNIGTSGAEIGGAFGGEKETGGGRESGSDVWKYYMRRQTNTLNYSTHLPLAQGIKFDL, from the coding sequence ATGTCCAAAAAAGTCAGTGATTTCGGAATCGAAAAAACACTCAAAAATTTAGGGATTTCCAAAGACAACAAAGGAGTTTCTTCCGGCGGCAAATACTTTGCAGGTGGCGACTTGCTTGAATCTTACTCGCCAACCGACGGGAAATTAATCGCAAAAGTGAAGACTGCAAATTCTAAAGATTACAACAAGGTGATCGAAACCGCAAAAGCTGCTTTTAGGGAATTTCGGATGATTCCTTCGCCGAAAAGGGGAGAAATCGTGCGACAGTTCGGAAACAAGTTGAGGGAGAAAAAAGACGACCTCGGAAAACTCGTTTCTTATGAAATGGGAAAATCTCTACAGGAAGGACTTGGTGAAGTTCAGGAAATGATCGACATCTGCGATTTCGCGGTGGGACTTTCGCGACAGCTTCACGGTTTTACGATGCATTCCGAAAGACCGGGACACAGAATGTACGAACAATATCATCCGCTGGGAATCGTAGGAATTATTTCCGCGTTCAACTTTCCGGTAGCGGTTTGGAGCTGGAACACGGCACTCGCCTGGATTTGCGGAAACGTAACCGTTTGGAAACCGTCAGAAAAAGCTCCGCTTTGCGCAATTGCCTGCCAAAATATTATTGCTGAAGTTTTAAAGGAAAACAATCTTCCGGAAGGAATTTCGACCATGATTGTTGGCGACCACAAAATTGGCGAACAGTTAGTGAATGATAAAAATGTGGCGCTCGTTTCTTTCACCGGTTCCACCCGAGTTGGAAGAATCGTGGGAACCAACGTTGCACAGCGTTTCGGAAAATCGATCCTCGAACTTGGCGGAAACAACGCGATCATCATTACCGAGAATGCGGATTTGGACATGTCCATTATCGGTGCCGTTTTCGGAGCAGTAGGAACTGCGGGACAAAGATGTACTTCCACACGAAGGTTGATTATCCACGAATCGGTGTATGATGAAGTAAAAAACCGTTTGGTAAAAGCTTATGGCCAATTGAAAATCGGAAATCCTTTAGATGAGAAAAACCATGTTGGACCACTGATCGACAAAGATGCGGTGAAGCAATATCTGGATTCCATTAAGAAATGTAAAAAAGAAGGCGGCAAATTTATTGTCGAAGGTGGCGTTCTCGATGGAAAAAATTATGAATCAGGATGTTACGTGAAACCTTGCATCGCTGAAGTTGAAAATTCCTACGAAATTGTGCAGCACGAAACCTTCGCACCGATTTTATACCTTATTAAATATAAAGATCTGGATGAAGCCATCGCGATTCAGAATGATGTTCCGCAAGGACTCAGCTCTGCAATCATGACGCAGAACCTTCGCGAAGCTGAACTTTTCCTTTCGCATGCCGGTTCGGATTGCGGAATTGCCAACGTCAATATCGGAACTTCCGGTGCGGAAATCGGAGGAGCTTTCGGTGGCGAAAAAGAAACTGGAGGCGGAAGAGAGTCCGGTTCCGATGTATGGAAATATTATATGAGAAGGCAGACTAATACTTTAAATTACAGTACTCATCTTCCTTTAGCACAAGGAATTAAATTTGATCTGTAA
- a CDS encoding GNAT family N-acetyltransferase — protein sequence MENFLQPILENDQVKLVPLQENDFGRLYEVASDPKIWEMHPNKNRFEREVFRNFFEGAMLSGGAFLIIDKDSGEVAGSTRFYGWDEDESSVFIGYTFYGTKFWGSKLNPQVKKLMLDYIFQYVDLVKFHVGAENWRSRTAMERLGAENMGEISVAYHGEPDRQNVEYWIKKQDWITKQKLH from the coding sequence ATGGAAAACTTCCTTCAACCAATCCTCGAAAACGACCAAGTGAAACTCGTCCCTCTGCAGGAAAATGATTTCGGTCGACTTTATGAGGTTGCTTCAGATCCCAAAATCTGGGAAATGCACCCCAACAAAAACCGTTTCGAAAGGGAAGTGTTCCGTAATTTTTTCGAGGGAGCGATGCTTTCTGGCGGAGCATTTCTGATCATCGACAAAGATTCCGGCGAAGTGGCGGGAAGCACGCGTTTTTATGGTTGGGATGAAGACGAATCTTCTGTATTCATCGGCTACACTTTTTATGGGACGAAATTTTGGGGTTCCAAACTCAATCCGCAAGTAAAAAAGTTGATGCTGGATTATATTTTCCAGTATGTTGATCTGGTGAAATTTCACGTGGGTGCGGAAAACTGGCGCTCAAGAACTGCAATGGAGCGACTCGGCGCCGAGAATATGGGCGAGATTTCTGTTGCTTATCACGGCGAACCGGATCGCCAAAATGTGGAATATTGGATCAAAAAGCAAGACTGGATTACCAAACAGAAGTTACACTAA